The DNA sequence AGTTATCCAGTATCTGAAAAAGTAATAAATAGCAGCAGCTTTCCATTTGCTGTAGACTTGGTAGTGAAGGAGGCTTATTATGTTTAACAACACAGAAATACTGCCTGCAATAAGAGATTTAAAGGACATTGATAAAGCACTTGCCACTGACAGTAACTATATTGTCCTGCTTAATACCCACGTAGGTCAGCTGAAAAGCCTGGTAAAAATGATTAAAAGCAATAATAAAAAAGTTCTTCTTCACGCCGATCTGGTACAAGGGTTAAAAAATGATGAATATGCAGCACAGTACCTGGCTCAGGACATAAGGCCTGATGGTTTAATTTCAACACGTAAAAATGTACTTATGACAGCGAAGAAGTCGAATTTGATGACAGTTCAGCGCCT is a window from the Alkalicoccus halolimnae genome containing:
- a CDS encoding glycerol-3-phosphate responsive antiterminator; this encodes MMFNNTEILPAIRDLKDIDKALATDSNYIVLLNTHVGQLKSLVKMIKSNNKKVLLHADLVQGLKNDEYAAQYLAQDIRPDGLISTRKNVLMTAKKSNLMTVQRLFLLDSLALQSSYHMLETIQPDCVEILPGVIPHIIEEVYLKTKIPIIAGGLIRTREEVEAAIKAGAVAVTTSNRKIWTN